The following proteins are co-located in the Oryzias melastigma strain HK-1 linkage group LG8, ASM292280v2, whole genome shotgun sequence genome:
- the LOC112146569 gene encoding uncharacterized protein LOC112146569 isoform X1, translated as MGCCAPRCYKMRNKCVFLAFLSMFLKTVWAEETFRNISCCEIKNGHRFEFEHGCRNATTIEISGENKTMMAYAALNKPSSDTSAQGIKISRDSVTFDNCQGHFTVRCIIKTEKGFIKEMFKYVQFIDQCGDDENKRIGDQKTWIWALIIPICIMICLCVILLWSCCKMKDKNLSERSENSTELEDVRSDDGPPQHMSPNGNGGDDPGGTHDSDRTDTHSGGVRDCPTPGLEAVDGQTEEGQPLLSDPGAAGQDCERMGEAEDLTRSVNERSFDPVQSQSKPAGGPDLKATWSQLTLKEN; from the exons ATGGGCTGCTGTGCTCCTCGTTGTTACAAAATgagaaacaaatgtgtttttcttgcttttctttcGATGTTTCTGAAAACCGTCTGGGCTGAAG aaacatttagaaacattAGCTGTTGTGAAATCAAGAACGGTCACAGATTCGAGTTTGAGCACGGCTGCCGTAATGCTACAACAATTGAAATCTCTGGTGAAAATAAg ACAATGATGGCCTATGCTGCGCTCAACAAGCCGTCCTCTGATACATCAGCTCAAGGAATAAAAATCAGCCGGGATTCAGTCACATTCGACAACTGCCAAGGACATTTCACAGTTAGATGCATAATAAAAACT GAGAAAGGCTTCATCAAGGAAATGTTCAAATATGTACAATTCATTg ATCAATGTGGCGATGATGAGAACAAAAGAA TTGGTGATCAAAAGACTTGGATTTGGGCTCTAATCATCCCTATCTGCATCATGATATGCCTTTGTGTAATTCTCCTATGGTCCTGTTGCAAAATGAAAGACAA GAATCTGTCTGAGAGAAGTGAAAACAGCACAGAGCTGGAAGATGTTCGCAG tgatGATGGTCCTCCCCAGCATATGTCTCCAAACGG aaatggAGGAGATGATCCAGGAGGAACTCATGACTCTGACAGAACAGACACTCACAG TGGGGGGGTCAGGGATTGCCCTACTCCTGGTCTGGAGGCTGTAGATGGACAAACTGAAGAAGGACAGCCACTTCTGTCAGATCCGGG AGCTGCTGGTCAGGATTGTGAGAGGATGGGTGAAGCTGAAGACTTGACTCGTTCGGTGAACGAACGGAGCTTTGACCCTGTCCAGTCTCAGTCCAAGCCAGCAGGTGGCCCGGACCT aAAAGCGACGTGGAGTCAACTAACActgaaggaaaattaa
- the LOC112146569 gene encoding uncharacterized protein LOC112146569 isoform X2, with amino-acid sequence MGCCAPRCYKMRNKCVFLAFLSMFLKTVWAEETFRNISCCEIKNGHRFEFEHGCRNATTIEISGENKTMMAYAALNKPSSDTSAQGIKISRDSVTFDNCQGHFTVRCIIKTEKGFIKEMFKYVQFIDQCGDDENKRIGDQKTWIWALIIPICIMICLCVILLWSCCKMKDKSENSTELEDVRSDDGPPQHMSPNGNGGDDPGGTHDSDRTDTHSGGVRDCPTPGLEAVDGQTEEGQPLLSDPGAAGQDCERMGEAEDLTRSVNERSFDPVQSQSKPAGGPDLKATWSQLTLKEN; translated from the exons ATGGGCTGCTGTGCTCCTCGTTGTTACAAAATgagaaacaaatgtgtttttcttgcttttctttcGATGTTTCTGAAAACCGTCTGGGCTGAAG aaacatttagaaacattAGCTGTTGTGAAATCAAGAACGGTCACAGATTCGAGTTTGAGCACGGCTGCCGTAATGCTACAACAATTGAAATCTCTGGTGAAAATAAg ACAATGATGGCCTATGCTGCGCTCAACAAGCCGTCCTCTGATACATCAGCTCAAGGAATAAAAATCAGCCGGGATTCAGTCACATTCGACAACTGCCAAGGACATTTCACAGTTAGATGCATAATAAAAACT GAGAAAGGCTTCATCAAGGAAATGTTCAAATATGTACAATTCATTg ATCAATGTGGCGATGATGAGAACAAAAGAA TTGGTGATCAAAAGACTTGGATTTGGGCTCTAATCATCCCTATCTGCATCATGATATGCCTTTGTGTAATTCTCCTATGGTCCTGTTGCAAAATGAAAGACAA AAGTGAAAACAGCACAGAGCTGGAAGATGTTCGCAG tgatGATGGTCCTCCCCAGCATATGTCTCCAAACGG aaatggAGGAGATGATCCAGGAGGAACTCATGACTCTGACAGAACAGACACTCACAG TGGGGGGGTCAGGGATTGCCCTACTCCTGGTCTGGAGGCTGTAGATGGACAAACTGAAGAAGGACAGCCACTTCTGTCAGATCCGGG AGCTGCTGGTCAGGATTGTGAGAGGATGGGTGAAGCTGAAGACTTGACTCGTTCGGTGAACGAACGGAGCTTTGACCCTGTCCAGTCTCAGTCCAAGCCAGCAGGTGGCCCGGACCT aAAAGCGACGTGGAGTCAACTAACActgaaggaaaattaa